A portion of the Planctomycetota bacterium genome contains these proteins:
- a CDS encoding AbrB/MazE/SpoVT family DNA-binding domain-containing protein, translated as MSAVLKAHIIRIGNSRGIRIPKVCLDQLGLDGEVELAVQPDRLVIRPARRPRKGWEEQFRAMAERGDDKLLDAPTATKWDETEWEW; from the coding sequence ATGAGCGCCGTGCTGAAGGCACACATAATCCGGATCGGGAACTCGCGTGGGATCCGTATCCCGAAGGTTTGCCTTGACCAACTCGGCCTCGATGGCGAAGTAGAACTGGCCGTCCAGCCGGATCGTTTGGTCATCCGCCCCGCGCGCAGACCGCGGAAAGGCTGGGAGGAGCAGTTCCGCGCCATGGCCGAGCGCGGCGATGACAAGCTCCTCGACGCGCCAACTGCTACCAAGTGGGATGAGACGGAATGGGAGTGGTAG
- a CDS encoding type II toxin-antitoxin system PemK/MazF family toxin, giving the protein MGVVAQRFDVFLVALDPTLGSEIKKTRPCLVVSPDEMNRHLATVIVAPMTTKGHPYPTRVLCNFQGKDGQVALDQLRTVDKARLVRRLGRVSAATQHEVLATLAMLFAK; this is encoded by the coding sequence ATGGGAGTGGTAGCCCAACGATTCGACGTCTTCCTGGTCGCTCTTGACCCGACCCTGGGAAGCGAGATCAAGAAGACGCGTCCCTGCCTCGTCGTCTCACCCGACGAGATGAATCGCCATCTTGCCACGGTGATCGTGGCCCCCATGACAACCAAGGGCCATCCCTACCCTACCCGCGTGCTCTGCAACTTCCAGGGTAAGGACGGACAGGTGGCACTTGACCAGCTGCGGACAGTGGACAAAGCGCGCCTGGTCAGGCGTCTGGGGCGGGTCTCTGCCGCAACCCAGCACGAAGTCCTCGCGACCCTCGCCATGCTCTTCGCCAAGTAG
- a CDS encoding sulfatase-like hydrolase/transferase, with protein sequence MGAERAVTRRRFLQGAAAGAAALVGRRWLGAAPARRERSPNLLVIMSDEHNAGVAGCYGNALARTPHLDALAARGVVFESAYTNSPLCVPARLAFTAGKYSSRVGAWSNDCWLPSPDYPSLPRALNAAGYESFLCGKQHYDAACRYGFTEIGGNMNSGRMTGRGGRRDPDNLASRGLSRRFADFRVGAQPAHYAHDTRVTAGVCDFLSRRQRGDKPFFLFAGYLAPHFPLIVPEAYHAPYRGKVPMPSLPPGHLEGLPLNYKHLRAGFHLVGVPDDAVRLGRELYLGLTQWMDEQVGKLLDALARSDVARDTVVVYTTDHGENMGEHGLWWKNCMYEHAARVPLIVSWPECWAGGQRRVGACSHVDLVQTLADLGGAKPGDDWNGASLCPWLDDPKALWRDQAVSEYYAHNIASGYAMLRTGNFKYVYHTPPDTQHPAQRELYDLAADPGEFANLAVRPEHQARIGQLHAALVKELGEDPDETELRCRADYAKGYDRPDGPKPKAKGKGKQRP encoded by the coding sequence ATGGGAGCTGAACGCGCGGTGACTCGGCGGCGCTTTCTTCAGGGTGCGGCGGCCGGGGCCGCGGCGCTCGTTGGCCGCCGCTGGCTGGGGGCGGCACCCGCGCGCCGCGAGCGCTCGCCGAATCTCCTGGTCATCATGTCCGACGAACACAACGCCGGCGTGGCCGGCTGCTATGGCAACGCGCTGGCGCGCACGCCCCACCTCGATGCCCTGGCGGCGCGCGGCGTGGTGTTCGAATCCGCCTACACCAACTCGCCGCTGTGCGTGCCGGCGCGCCTGGCCTTCACCGCGGGCAAGTACAGCAGCCGCGTCGGAGCGTGGAGCAACGACTGCTGGCTGCCCAGCCCCGACTACCCGTCGCTGCCCCGCGCCCTCAACGCCGCGGGCTACGAAAGCTTCCTGTGCGGCAAGCAGCACTACGACGCCGCCTGCCGCTACGGCTTCACCGAGATCGGCGGCAACATGAACAGCGGGCGCATGACCGGCCGAGGCGGCCGCCGCGACCCCGACAACCTGGCCAGCAGGGGGCTGTCCCGAAGGTTCGCCGACTTTCGCGTCGGCGCCCAGCCCGCCCACTACGCGCACGACACGCGCGTGACGGCCGGCGTCTGCGACTTCCTGAGCCGGCGCCAGCGGGGCGACAAGCCTTTCTTCCTCTTCGCCGGCTACCTGGCCCCCCACTTCCCATTGATCGTGCCCGAGGCCTACCACGCGCCCTATCGAGGCAAGGTGCCCATGCCGAGTCTGCCGCCCGGCCACCTCGAGGGCCTGCCTCTCAACTACAAGCATCTGCGGGCCGGCTTCCACCTCGTCGGCGTGCCCGACGACGCGGTGCGCCTGGGCCGCGAACTTTATCTCGGCCTCACCCAATGGATGGACGAGCAGGTGGGCAAGCTGCTCGACGCCCTGGCCAGGAGCGACGTGGCCCGGGACACCGTGGTCGTTTACACCACCGACCACGGCGAGAACATGGGCGAGCACGGGCTGTGGTGGAAGAACTGCATGTACGAGCACGCCGCGCGCGTGCCGCTCATCGTCAGTTGGCCCGAATGCTGGGCGGGGGGCCAGCGGCGCGTCGGCGCCTGCTCGCACGTGGATCTCGTGCAGACCCTCGCCGACCTGGGCGGGGCGAAGCCGGGCGACGACTGGAACGGAGCGTCCCTGTGCCCCTGGCTCGACGACCCGAAGGCCCTCTGGCGCGACCAGGCTGTGAGCGAGTACTACGCCCACAACATCGCCTCCGGCTACGCCATGCTCCGCACCGGCAACTTCAAGTACGTCTACCACACCCCGCCCGACACGCAGCATCCCGCCCAGCGCGAGCTCTACGACCTCGCCGCCGACCCCGGCGAGTTCGCCAACCTCGCTGTTCGTCCCGAGCACCAGGCGCGCATCGGGCAACTGCACGCCGCCCTGGTCAAGGAACTCGGCGAGGACCCGGACGAGACCGAGCTTCGCTGCCGCGCCGACTATGCGAAGGGCTATGACCGCCCGGACGGCCCGAAGCCCAAGGCGAAGGGAAAGGGCAAGCAGCGGCCTTGA